A window from Leptospira meyeri encodes these proteins:
- the uvrC gene encoding excinuclease ABC subunit UvrC: MKDQLILKTIQEKIKNLGSQPGCYLWKNEEGIVIYVGKALKLQSRVRSYLNPNQKDRKTRALYVELYDLDWIATSTEKEALLLEATLIKKYNPKFNVRLKDDKKYPFLCVSTSEDFPMVFLTRNVKDNGDRYFGPFTDVKAARDTLELIHRIFPIRKTKLKLPLAKPQRPCLNFHMGRCLGPCQGNVTKETYGELVDEILSFLEGKKERLVAGLKTSMIQASERMEYERAGYLKARIEKINQVREKQTVVSMDGGDEDILGISKRDDEGQVVILEVRGGRLEGKKSFPITGLSFSDDEEVFTSFLRDYYLNVTLLPSILFLPPSAKGNYDVFVEAITEKFGTSIKLKFPEMGPKKSLLRLAEKNADLSLTERILATKLRDQSVAMKELQEKLKLPVLPRTIECYDISHFQGSSPVASGVMFVDGKPYKAGYRHYKMRGYEGINDPGMIHEVIARRLSHLMNEEEPLPDLIVIDGGLTQLSRAAEAANALELGHIPMVGLAKKREEIYFPGEKYPYSFDIHSPMMRLLRNLRDEAHRFGVTFQRIQRKKKALKTILDDMEDVGASRRKSILSYFQSKKKVTDATKEELQKVPGIGPVLAEKIYDGIQKLKKIEP; this comes from the coding sequence ATGAAAGACCAACTCATTCTAAAAACCATCCAAGAAAAGATTAAAAATTTAGGAAGCCAACCTGGATGTTACCTCTGGAAAAATGAAGAGGGGATTGTGATTTATGTTGGAAAGGCTCTCAAATTACAATCAAGGGTTCGGTCTTATTTAAATCCAAACCAGAAAGATCGTAAAACGCGGGCCCTCTATGTCGAGTTGTACGACCTGGATTGGATTGCCACAAGTACGGAAAAGGAAGCTTTGCTTCTTGAAGCTACACTCATCAAAAAATACAATCCAAAGTTTAATGTTAGGTTAAAAGACGATAAAAAATACCCCTTCCTTTGTGTTTCAACAAGTGAAGACTTTCCTATGGTTTTTTTGACTAGAAACGTAAAAGACAATGGGGATCGCTACTTTGGGCCATTTACCGATGTAAAGGCTGCTCGCGATACTTTAGAATTAATTCATCGAATCTTTCCAATCCGTAAAACGAAACTCAAACTCCCACTTGCAAAACCACAACGGCCTTGTCTGAATTTTCATATGGGTCGTTGTCTTGGTCCTTGCCAAGGAAATGTTACAAAAGAAACCTACGGAGAATTAGTCGATGAGATCCTAAGTTTTTTAGAAGGAAAAAAAGAACGATTGGTTGCTGGGCTCAAAACTTCGATGATTCAAGCATCTGAACGAATGGAATATGAGAGAGCTGGTTACTTAAAGGCAAGGATCGAAAAAATCAACCAAGTCCGTGAAAAACAAACCGTTGTCAGTATGGATGGGGGTGATGAAGATATTTTAGGAATCAGTAAACGTGATGATGAAGGCCAAGTTGTCATTTTAGAAGTGAGAGGCGGGCGGTTAGAAGGGAAAAAATCTTTTCCAATCACGGGTCTTTCCTTTTCTGATGATGAAGAAGTATTTACTTCCTTTCTTCGTGATTATTATTTGAATGTCACCCTCCTTCCGAGTATTTTATTTTTACCTCCTTCTGCCAAAGGTAATTACGATGTATTTGTAGAAGCCATCACTGAAAAATTTGGAACATCAATCAAACTGAAGTTTCCAGAAATGGGACCTAAAAAATCACTTCTCCGTTTGGCAGAAAAAAATGCAGATCTGAGTTTAACCGAACGTATCCTTGCTACGAAACTTCGCGACCAATCAGTTGCAATGAAAGAACTCCAAGAAAAATTAAAACTACCAGTTCTACCAAGAACCATTGAATGTTATGATATTTCTCACTTCCAAGGTTCATCCCCTGTTGCTAGTGGAGTCATGTTTGTCGACGGAAAGCCGTATAAGGCTGGTTATCGTCATTATAAAATGCGTGGGTATGAAGGAATCAATGACCCAGGAATGATCCATGAGGTAATTGCGAGAAGGCTCAGCCATTTGATGAATGAAGAAGAACCTCTTCCCGATTTAATCGTCATCGATGGTGGTCTGACTCAACTATCTCGTGCTGCAGAAGCAGCGAATGCCTTGGAACTTGGTCATATACCGATGGTGGGCCTTGCAAAAAAGAGAGAAGAGATTTATTTTCCCGGAGAAAAATATCCATATAGTTTTGACATTCATTCCCCGATGATGCGTCTTCTTCGGAATTTGAGGGATGAAGCACACCGATTTGGAGTGACATTCCAACGTATCCAAAGAAAGAAAAAAGCACTAAAAACAATTTTAGATGATATGGAAGATGTTGGAGCAAGTCGGCGAAAGAGTATTCTTTCTTATTTCCAATCTAAAAAGAAAGTCACAGATGCCACAAAAGAGGAATTACAAAAAGTTCCTGGAATTGGACCTGTGCTTGCGGAAAAAATTTATGATGGAATCCAAAAACTAAAAAAGATAGAACCATAA